A DNA window from Microcystis aeruginosa NIES-843 contains the following coding sequences:
- a CDS encoding elongation factor G, which produces MNQSIGANTRNVALVGPYSSGKTSLLESLLFVTGAITRKGKISDRNTVGDSSTQARDRQMSVEVSVAHSQYQDLNFTFLDCPGSIEFASETYNALVGAGAAIIVCEPVVDRVLTLAPLLKFLDDWEIPHLIFINKMDRCNSHFNEVLQALKSVSSRPLVPQQYPIRQNNEIIGFIDLINEQAYHYHANSPADPVALPDHLKEEEQIARQEMLETIAEFDDHLLEELLEDINPSREEILQDLKQELGADQIVPVFFGMAERDYGVRHLLTALVEETPAPTITANRRGLDPSADGDAVVQILKTYFTPQGGRLSLARVWQGTLSDGMALNGVRIGGIYRLMGQQQQPLQQAQAGEIVALGRLEGIGTGDVVSSGSQKPDLPKGLQLKPVFALAIAAANRKDEVKLSSALTKLIEEDPSLHWEQHGDTKEVILWGQGEIHLQVALDRLARKYNLPMTTHLPQVPYKETIKTSTKSHGRYKHQTGGHGAFGDVYLDIKPLPRGEGFHFHESIVGGVVPKQYIPGVETGVREYLGHGPLGFPVVDIDVTLTDGSYHSVDSSEQAFKQAARLAMTEGLPKCHPVLLEPILSVTVLAPSEYTAKVLQLISGKRGQIQGFEASAEWKGWDQVTAYLPQAEMHDFIVELRSLTMGVGFFQWDEDHLQEVPDKLRDAVLAMQGNGNK; this is translated from the coding sequence ATGAATCAAAGTATCGGAGCAAACACCCGTAATGTGGCCCTTGTCGGCCCCTACTCCAGTGGAAAAACCTCCTTACTGGAAAGTTTACTTTTCGTCACAGGAGCCATCACCAGAAAAGGTAAAATTAGCGATCGCAATACCGTTGGTGATAGTTCCACCCAAGCACGGGATCGACAGATGAGTGTAGAAGTTTCCGTTGCCCATAGTCAATACCAAGACCTAAATTTTACCTTTCTCGATTGTCCCGGTTCGATCGAATTTGCCAGTGAAACCTATAATGCCCTCGTCGGGGCCGGTGCTGCTATTATCGTTTGTGAACCGGTGGTCGATCGAGTTCTCACCCTGGCTCCCTTGCTAAAATTCCTCGATGATTGGGAAATTCCGCATCTAATCTTCATCAACAAGATGGATCGCTGTAATAGTCACTTTAACGAAGTCCTACAAGCTCTCAAATCCGTTTCTAGTCGTCCCCTCGTTCCCCAGCAATATCCTATCCGTCAGAACAACGAAATTATCGGATTCATCGATTTAATCAACGAACAGGCTTATCATTACCATGCTAACAGTCCCGCCGATCCTGTCGCTTTACCCGACCACCTCAAGGAAGAAGAACAGATTGCTCGACAAGAAATGCTGGAAACGATCGCCGAATTTGATGATCATCTTTTAGAAGAACTCCTCGAAGATATTAACCCCTCCCGGGAAGAAATTCTCCAAGACTTAAAACAAGAACTGGGAGCCGATCAGATAGTACCCGTGTTCTTCGGTATGGCGGAACGGGACTATGGTGTGCGTCATCTCCTCACCGCTTTAGTGGAAGAAACACCGGCCCCGACGATTACCGCCAATCGTCGCGGTCTCGATCCCAGTGCGGATGGGGATGCGGTGGTACAAATCCTCAAAACCTATTTTACTCCCCAGGGCGGTCGCCTGTCCCTAGCGCGAGTCTGGCAGGGAACCCTTAGCGATGGCATGGCCTTGAACGGTGTGCGGATTGGTGGTATCTATCGTCTCATGGGACAACAACAACAACCCTTACAGCAAGCGCAAGCGGGGGAAATTGTCGCTCTCGGTCGTTTGGAAGGAATCGGCACCGGAGACGTGGTTAGCAGCGGTAGTCAAAAACCCGACCTTCCCAAAGGTTTACAACTCAAACCCGTCTTTGCCTTGGCCATTGCTGCCGCCAATCGCAAGGATGAAGTGAAATTAAGTTCAGCTTTGACGAAACTGATCGAAGAAGATCCCTCCCTCCACTGGGAACAACACGGCGATACTAAAGAAGTGATTCTCTGGGGACAGGGAGAAATTCATCTGCAAGTGGCCCTCGATCGCCTAGCGCGCAAGTATAATCTACCGATGACCACCCATCTACCCCAAGTTCCCTACAAGGAAACGATCAAAACCAGTACCAAATCCCACGGACGTTATAAACACCAAACCGGCGGTCACGGTGCTTTTGGTGATGTGTATCTCGATATTAAACCCTTACCCCGGGGGGAAGGTTTCCACTTCCATGAAAGCATTGTCGGTGGTGTCGTCCCCAAACAGTATATCCCTGGGGTGGAAACGGGAGTGCGGGAATATCTCGGTCATGGTCCTTTGGGTTTCCCCGTGGTGGATATTGATGTTACTCTCACCGATGGTTCCTATCACAGTGTCGATAGTTCCGAACAAGCTTTTAAACAAGCGGCCCGTCTAGCGATGACGGAGGGACTGCCTAAATGTCATCCGGTCTTATTAGAACCCATTCTATCGGTGACGGTTCTCGCTCCCTCAGAATACACTGCCAAGGTTTTACAGTTAATCAGTGGTAAACGCGGTCAAATTCAGGGTTTTGAAGCTTCTGCGGAGTGGAAAGGTTGGGATCAGGTAACGGCCTATCTACCCCAAGCGGAAATGCACGATTTTATCGTTGAATTGCGTTCTTTGACTATGGGTGTCGGTTTCTTCCAGTGGGATGAGGATCACCTGCAAGAAGTGCCGGATAAACTGCGCGATGCGGTTTTAGCCATGCAGGGTAATGGTAACAAGTAG
- a CDS encoding type II toxin-antitoxin system Phd/YefM family antitoxin has product MLKITLNEAQSQLPELLKAAAEGQEIIIQNNEGQDFQLISISPSRLFGLCYAMDGGYKG; this is encoded by the coding sequence ATGTTAAAAATAACTTTAAACGAAGCCCAAAGTCAACTACCTGAACTCCTTAAAGCCGCCGCAGAAGGCCAAGAAATTATTATTCAAAATAATGAAGGTCAAGACTTTCAACTCATTTCTATCTCTCCCAGCCGGCTCTTCGGTTTGTGTTATGCAATGGACGGGGGTTATAAGGGATGA
- a CDS encoding type II toxin-antitoxin system RelE family toxin — protein MLYEIDDAKQTILILQCKHRREVYRQ, from the coding sequence GTGCTTTATGAAATTGATGATGCGAAACAGACAATACTCATCTTGCAATGTAAACATCGCAGAGAAGTCTATCGCCAATAA
- a CDS encoding type II toxin-antitoxin system RelE family toxin: MGYSIKISKSVQKQIDDLPNAMKGRILEKIKGLEIEPCPSGIVKLKNSEQ, encoded by the coding sequence ATGGGTTATAGTATTAAAATCTCTAAATCTGTACAAAAACAGATTGATGACTTACCTAATGCTATGAAAGGTCGTATTCTTGAAAAAATTAAGGGTTTGGAAATAGAACCCTGTCCTTCTGGCATTGTTAAATTAAAAAATTCTGAACAGTAA
- a CDS encoding XisI protein: protein MASLIAQYRQIIEKTFQDYADFLDTDRQIQIELVLDQTRDRYLLVETGWQNGYRIYGTLLHIDIIDQKIWIQHDGTEDGIADELVAAGIPQNQIILAFKSPEIRPYTGFAVA from the coding sequence ATGGCTTCCTTAATTGCCCAATATCGGCAAATTATTGAAAAAACATTCCAAGATTATGCCGACTTCCTCGACACCGATCGCCAAATCCAAATCGAATTAGTCCTAGATCAAACCCGCGATCGCTATTTATTGGTTGAAACAGGTTGGCAAAATGGTTATCGAATCTACGGAACCCTATTACATATTGATATTATTGATCAAAAAATTTGGATTCAACACGACGGAACTGAGGATGGTATTGCCGATGAATTAGTAGCTGCGGGAATCCCTCAAAACCAGATTATTTTAGCCTTTAAATCCCCTGAAATTAGACCCTATACAGGCTTTGCTGTCGCTTAA
- a CDS encoding XisH family protein produces MPAKDIFHDCVKHALIKDGWTITHDPLRIRLARGKNLFVDLGAERLLAAEKGTEKIAVEIKSFTRPSDMKDLEEAVGQFVVYNHLLRRYYPEYKLFLAVSENTCKTVFEEEAGQTLIEDGIIQLFRVC; encoded by the coding sequence ATGCCTGCCAAAGATATTTTCCATGATTGTGTAAAACACGCCCTAATCAAAGACGGCTGGACAATTACCCATGACCCCCTACGGATTCGTTTAGCAAGAGGTAAAAACCTGTTTGTTGATTTGGGAGCAGAAAGACTATTAGCCGCAGAAAAAGGAACAGAAAAAATAGCCGTTGAAATTAAGAGCTTTACTCGTCCCTCTGACATGAAAGACCTTGAAGAAGCAGTTGGTCAATTTGTCGTTTATAACCATCTTTTAAGGCGTTATTATCCCGAATATAAACTATTTTTGGCTGTTAGCGAAAACACCTGCAAAACAGTGTTTGAAGAAGAAGCAGGTCAAACCTTAATTGAAGATGGTATTATTCAGTTATTTAGGGTCTGCTGA
- a CDS encoding DUF433 domain-containing protein, whose protein sequence is MTTTLINHIEITPETCGGKPRIAGHRIKVQDVVIWHERLGMSPDEIVYHYPSITLADVYAALSYYHDHLEEIRQQITDDDTFAKEMQAKTPSLVQEKLKK, encoded by the coding sequence ATGACAACAACTTTAATCAATCACATTGAAATTACCCCAGAAACTTGTGGCGGTAAACCGCGCATCGCAGGTCATCGCATCAAAGTCCAAGATGTCGTTATTTGGCACGAACGTCTGGGAATGTCACCCGATGAAATTGTTTATCATTATCCCAGCATTACTTTAGCTGATGTTTACGCGGCCCTTTCTTACTATCACGATCACCTTGAAGAAATTAGACAACAAATCACAGATGATGATACCTTTGCCAAGGAAATGCAAGCTAAAACACCTTCTCTAGTCCAAGAAAAACTAAAAAAATGA
- a CDS encoding DUF2283 domain-containing protein: MKITYFQDTDTLYLEFNNNPIVETQEINENTLVDLDKNGNICAITLEQARSLTDLNAFSLETIVAPQLASSL, from the coding sequence ATGAAAATCACCTACTTTCAAGATACGGACACTCTATATTTAGAGTTCAATAACAATCCTATTGTCGAGACTCAAGAAATCAATGAAAATACCTTGGTAGATCTTGATAAAAATGGGAACATTTGTGCAATCACCTTGGAACAGGCCAGAAGCTTAACGGATCTGAATGCTTTTTCCCTCGAAACTATTGTCGCGCCTCAATTAGCTTCAAGTTTATAA
- a CDS encoding DUF2442 domain-containing protein, which translates to MLKDIVEVKPLNNYQLYLKFEDNQEGIINLEEIIEFVGIFQPLKDLDFLKTVKINPDWGTIYWENGADLDPDVLYSLITNQSLNDLEKDDLQLI; encoded by the coding sequence ATGCTAAAAGATATTGTTGAAGTGAAACCTCTAAATAATTATCAACTTTATCTTAAATTTGAAGATAATCAAGAGGGGATTATTAATCTTGAAGAAATTATCGAGTTTGTTGGCATTTTTCAACCGCTAAAAGACTTAGATTTTTTAAAAACCGTCAAAATTAATCCTGATTGGGGAACAATTTATTGGGAAAATGGGGCTGATTTAGACCCCGATGTTCTTTATTCTCTCATCACGAATCAATCTCTTAACGACTTAGAAAAAGATGACTTACAACTTATTTAA
- a CDS encoding DUF1902 domain-containing protein, producing the protein MQNPINLTIERFQENGQDYYVATSPDIQGLVAEADTIDAVIDIAKDLIPILLELETKECE; encoded by the coding sequence ATGCAAAACCCAATTAACCTCACCATTGAACGCTTTCAAGAAAACGGCCAAGATTACTATGTCGCCACCAGTCCCGATATACAAGGACTTGTCGCTGAAGCTGATACAATAGATGCCGTCATTGATATTGCCAAAGACTTAATTCCCATCCTATTAGAATTGGAAACAAAGGAGTGTGAATAA
- a CDS encoding type II toxin-antitoxin system VapC family toxin, translating into MKILMDTHAFLWFIEGDNNLSDAARSLIENNQYQKRLSIASLWEMSIKASLNRLELKTTFPNLIQNYVYNNGFDILSINAEHLEQLKRLPYYHKDPFDRLIIAQSLTENIPILTKDELFKRYTENLLW; encoded by the coding sequence ATGAAAATTTTAATGGATACCCACGCCTTTTTATGGTTTATCGAAGGTGATAATAATCTCAGTGATGCTGCTCGTTCTCTGATCGAAAATAATCAATATCAAAAACGATTAAGTATCGCTAGTCTCTGGGAAATGTCCATCAAAGCCAGCCTTAACAGATTAGAATTAAAGACAACTTTCCCAAATTTAATTCAAAATTATGTTTATAATAACGGCTTTGATATACTATCTATTAACGCCGAACATCTCGAACAACTCAAGAGACTCCCTTACTACCATAAAGATCCTTTTGATCGCCTAATAATCGCTCAAAGCTTAACTGAAAATATTCCGATTCTCACTAAAGATGAGTTATTTAAGCGATATACTGAAAATTTATTGTGGTAA
- a CDS encoding type II toxin-antitoxin system Phd/YefM family antitoxin, whose amino-acid sequence MIKLTLNEAQSQLPDLLKAASKGEQVIIQNHEGQDFQLISLPTTVKHPQYGSAKGIVKMLDNFDDPIEEFEEYMP is encoded by the coding sequence ATGATAAAACTAACTTTAAACGAAGCCCAAAGTCAACTACCTGACCTCCTTAAAGCTGCCTCAAAAGGTGAACAAGTTATTATCCAGAATCATGAAGGTCAAGACTTTCAACTCATTTCTCTTCCTACTACTGTTAAACATCCCCAATATGGAAGCGCAAAAGGCATCGTTAAAATGCTTGACAATTTTGATGATCCCATCGAAGAATTTGAGGAATATATGCCATGA
- a CDS encoding type II toxin-antitoxin system RelE family toxin: MDYSIKISKSVQKQIDNLPNPIKSRILEKIKDLSVEPRPPGVVKLKNSDYEYRLRVGDYRVRYEIDDPKQVILILQCKHRRDVYR, translated from the coding sequence ATGGATTATAGTATTAAAATCTCTAAATCTGTACAAAAACAGATTGATAACTTACCTAATCCCATCAAAAGTCGTATTCTTGAAAAAATCAAAGATTTATCAGTAGAACCTCGTCCCCCTGGTGTAGTCAAATTAAAAAATTCTGATTATGAATACCGTTTGCGTGTTGGTGACTATCGAGTTCGCTATGAAATTGATGACCCAAAACAGGTAATACTCATCTTGCAATGTAAACATCGAAGAGATGTCTATCGCTAA
- a CDS encoding XisI protein: MDKLNHYRKIIHQILVPYSQIIYNNADIQNRLAFDPQNDQYLVISEGWQQNQRYHDCLIHLEIINDKIWVQCDNTEDGITKELLSAGIAKEDIVLGFHEPKIRQYTGFAVA, encoded by the coding sequence ATGGATAAACTAAACCATTACCGCAAAATTATTCATCAGATTCTTGTCCCCTATAGCCAAATTATTTATAACAATGCGGACATTCAAAATCGTCTAGCTTTTGATCCTCAGAATGATCAATATCTCGTCATTTCAGAAGGTTGGCAACAGAATCAGCGTTATCATGATTGTCTGATTCATTTAGAAATTATTAACGACAAAATTTGGGTACAATGTGACAACACCGAAGACGGTATCACCAAAGAATTACTAAGCGCAGGCATTGCTAAAGAAGATATTGTTTTGGGATTCCATGAACCTAAAATACGTCAATATACAGGCTTCGCTGTCGCTTAA
- a CDS encoding DUF4926 domain-containing protein — protein MNTIQEYDLVALTEDVTATHKTTHQPILLRRGQMGTVLMSFNQQAFLIDFTDQNGQTFAMETVDHSKLLRLISEPELVSV, from the coding sequence ATGAACACCATTCAAGAATACGATCTCGTTGCCCTAACGGAAGATGTTACGGCTACTCACAAAACGACCCATCAGCCCATCCTTCTGCGTCGCGGACAAATGGGAACTGTTTTAATGTCTTTTAATCAGCAAGCTTTTCTGATTGATTTTACCGATCAAAACGGCCAAACCTTTGCGATGGAAACCGTTGATCACTCAAAACTTCTACGGCTGATCAGTGAACCTGAATTAGTCTCAGTCTAA
- a CDS encoding DUF6883 domain-containing protein produces the protein MKLPNADQANLGDKLERYCLNPEHSKGKHKALLFKQRLGITLANKEILENALKKAVMEGEAELYKIDQYGTHYDLKFNLCTDIGESLILSCWIVQITENFPRLTNVYPIN, from the coding sequence ATGAAACTTCCTAATGCCGATCAAGCCAACCTAGGAGACAAACTTGAACGTTACTGCCTCAATCCTGAGCATTCAAAAGGAAAACATAAAGCCTTGCTTTTCAAACAAAGATTAGGGATTACCTTAGCTAATAAAGAAATCCTAGAAAATGCTCTTAAAAAAGCAGTAATGGAAGGAGAAGCCGAACTTTATAAAATCGATCAATATGGCACTCACTATGATCTGAAATTTAACCTCTGTACCGACATCGGAGAATCCTTAATTTTAAGTTGCTGGATTGTCCAAATAACTGAAAATTTTCCTCGTCTTACTAATGTCTATCCCATTAATTAA
- a CDS encoding tetratricopeptide repeat protein yields MWYNRKVVMSEEKDMPSIFICYSHQDKGWRDRLLKFLEPLNDEEKIVWSDIDIQPGDIWDEKIKDSLSQVTIAMVLVSQDLLNSRYVKNEELPRILKRREEEGVVIIPIFLRHSTVKSVSFKYTNEEGIEQRFYLHQFQSPSNNSPSNPLCDLKKSEYEKVFVSVEDKLRSLIEESKKKQSEPSKKAVQPLTTSGLVDTQLPPVRRWQGRREELQELQTALGNDHLRLIEITAAGGYGKTALARKFTDQLTADWPVLWVNFNQPYPLAQFGRWLLEELKQNYDEKWNDGQLIDAISKGLTAKPCLLVLNNLETVLTAPVNLVYQQFLQKWLNTESSSKLLVTSREQLKFPVNLQDYYYSWPLKGLKEADAMRYVTEDHGLTGSDEELAQFVDKMGGHPLLMELVCSLMKDKFGKGVSVTESQNLGLNMFDVEGYHRDTETCVREVITASLERLSKEFRESLTRLSVLRENFDDRLAQGLIPEITEEDLRYLARLSLLQEFPPEYNVKRRQFQFLPLISMVVQDQANPEILRSAHQLALDYYLAHLPVPPWESLEDLKEYLEAFYHAGELGEWQLAYDILDEDRGGEWKNKSVDSFLDLQGFYRKQADHYEQVIAGSQREQVCYRNSLSYLGSCYRSLGQYEKAIAFNQQCLDISKEMEDWQGVAISLGNLGFCYKSLGKYDKAIAYHQQYHDISEEIGDRRGVAISLGNMGSCYYSLGQYEKAIAYHQQSLEISEEIGYRQGVASSLGNLGNCYKSLGQYEKAIFYHQQCHDISEAMGDRKGVAISLGNLGNCYYDLGQYEKAIDLYQQYHDISEKISFRQGVAISFGNLSNCYSSLGQYEKAIAYHQQSLDISEKIGDWQGVASSLHTIGSILLKLENYSEAESKIQASLVISQDIDYKYLIAYSLRVLAEIFHKTNRPELALSHCQEALKLCQELGIPLVKDCEELLGQIQGNLGEANK; encoded by the coding sequence ATGTGGTATAACAGAAAAGTGGTTATGTCAGAGGAAAAAGATATGCCATCAATTTTTATTTGTTATTCCCACCAAGACAAAGGATGGAGAGACAGACTGTTAAAATTTCTCGAACCTCTGAATGATGAGGAAAAAATAGTCTGGTCAGATATCGACATACAACCGGGGGATATTTGGGATGAAAAAATTAAAGACAGTTTATCACAAGTAACAATTGCGATGGTCTTGGTTAGCCAAGATCTGCTTAATTCTCGTTATGTGAAGAATGAAGAATTACCCCGTATTTTGAAAAGACGTGAAGAAGAAGGAGTCGTTATAATTCCTATATTTCTTAGACATTCTACTGTGAAAAGTGTTTCTTTTAAATACACTAATGAAGAGGGAATAGAACAAAGATTTTACTTACATCAATTTCAGTCTCCTAGCAATAATTCTCCCAGCAATCCTCTCTGTGATCTAAAGAAATCAGAATATGAAAAAGTTTTCGTATCCGTTGAGGATAAATTGCGATCGCTGATTGAAGAATCTAAAAAAAAACAGTCTGAACCCTCTAAAAAAGCGGTCCAACCCCTGACCACCTCTGGGTTAGTGGATACGCAACTCCCACCCGTGCGTAGATGGCAAGGACGACGGGAAGAATTGCAAGAACTCCAAACAGCGTTAGGGAATGACCATCTAAGGTTAATCGAGATTACCGCCGCCGGGGGTTATGGTAAAACTGCTCTGGCGAGAAAGTTTACAGATCAATTAACTGCTGATTGGCCGGTATTATGGGTTAATTTTAACCAGCCTTACCCTTTGGCACAGTTCGGACGGTGGTTATTAGAGGAGTTAAAACAAAATTATGATGAAAAATGGAATGATGGGCAATTAATAGACGCAATCAGCAAAGGGTTAACCGCTAAACCCTGTTTATTAGTGTTGAATAATTTGGAAACGGTACTAACTGCCCCAGTAAATTTGGTTTATCAGCAATTCTTGCAAAAATGGTTAAACACAGAAAGCAGCAGTAAGCTATTAGTCACCAGTCGAGAACAGCTAAAATTCCCCGTCAATTTGCAAGATTATTATTATTCTTGGCCTTTAAAAGGGTTAAAAGAAGCGGATGCGATGCGTTATGTCACCGAAGATCACGGCTTAACGGGAAGCGATGAAGAATTAGCCCAATTTGTCGATAAAATGGGAGGTCATCCCCTCTTAATGGAACTGGTTTGTAGTTTGATGAAAGATAAGTTTGGGAAAGGGGTTTCTGTCACTGAGTCGCAAAATTTGGGCTTAAATATGTTTGATGTGGAAGGGTATCACCGCGACACGGAAACCTGTGTTAGAGAAGTGATTACCGCCAGTTTAGAGCGATTATCGAAAGAATTTAGGGAGAGTTTAACGCGGTTGTCGGTACTGCGGGAGAATTTTGATGACAGGTTAGCCCAGGGGTTAATTCCAGAAATAACTGAGGAAGATTTACGCTATTTAGCTCGTTTGTCTTTATTACAAGAATTTCCCCCCGAATACAATGTAAAACGGCGACAGTTTCAGTTTTTGCCTTTAATTTCCATGGTGGTGCAAGATCAAGCAAATCCTGAAATATTGCGATCTGCCCATCAATTAGCCTTAGATTATTATTTAGCTCATTTACCTGTCCCTCCCTGGGAATCCTTGGAAGATTTGAAGGAATATTTAGAGGCGTTTTACCATGCAGGGGAATTGGGAGAATGGCAGTTAGCTTACGATATTTTGGATGAGGATCGAGGCGGAGAATGGAAAAATAAATCGGTTGATAGTTTTTTAGATTTACAAGGATTTTATCGTAAGCAAGCAGATCATTATGAACAGGTGATTGCAGGGAGTCAACGGGAACAAGTTTGTTATCGTAACTCGTTAAGTTATTTGGGAAGTTGTTATCGTTCCTTGGGACAGTACGAAAAAGCGATCGCATTCAACCAGCAATGTCTCGACATCAGTAAGGAAATGGAAGATTGGCAAGGGGTGGCAATTTCTTTAGGCAATCTGGGATTTTGTTATAAGTCGTTAGGGAAGTATGACAAGGCGATCGCCTATCACCAGCAATATCACGACATCAGTGAAGAAATCGGCGATCGGCGAGGGGTGGCAATTTCTTTAGGCAATATGGGTAGTTGTTATTACTCGTTAGGGCAGTATGAAAAGGCGATCGCCTATCATCAGCAATCTCTCGAAATCAGTGAAGAAATCGGCTATCGGCAAGGGGTGGCAAGTTCTCTCGGTAATTTAGGCAATTGTTATAAGTCCTTGGGGCAGTATGAAAAAGCAATTTTCTATCACCAGCAATGTCACGACATCAGTGAAGCAATGGGCGATCGGAAAGGGGTGGCAATTTCTCTCGGGAATTTAGGCAATTGTTATTATGACCTAGGACAGTATGAAAAAGCGATCGACCTCTACCAGCAATATCACGACATCAGTGAAAAAATCAGCTTTCGGCAAGGGGTGGCAATTTCTTTCGGTAATCTAAGCAATTGTTATTCTTCCTTGGGACAGTATGAAAAAGCGATCGCCTATCACCAGCAATCTCTCGACATCAGTGAAAAAATCGGCGATTGGCAAGGGGTAGCATCTTCTCTACATACTATAGGGAGTATATTGCTCAAACTAGAAAACTACAGCGAAGCCGAAAGCAAAATTCAAGCATCCTTAGTAATTTCTCAAGATATTGATTATAAATATTTAATCGCCTATAGTTTAAGAGTTCTTGCCGAAATCTTCCACAAAACTAATCGCCCTGAACTTGCCCTCAGCCATTGCCAAGAAGCGCTTAAATTATGCCAAGAATTGGGGATTCCCTTGGTTAAAGATTGTGAGGAACTGTTAGGGCAAATTCAGGGAAACTTAGGAGAAGCCAACAAATAA